From the genome of Candidatus Binatus sp.:
TATCAAGTATCCGCCCGAAGCGGCGTATCCCGACATGCTGACGACCACGGGCTTTTTTTTCGCCGTGAGCTCGACCTCGCGGGCGATGAGTTCCGACGCGAGCATCGAGCCTCCGGGTGAATCGACCCGCAAAATAACGGCGCGAACGTCGTCATCCTCACGCGCGGACTTGAACGCTTTGGCCATGTCGTCGGCAGTCATCGCTTCGGTGCCGGGACTTGAAAATGGATTGAAGCCTTCGCCGCCGCGCTGGATCTCTCCCTCACCGTAAATCACCGCGATTTGATCTCCGCCGCCAAAGTTGGAGAACAGGCTCGCACGCGCGTAATTGGCGTAGTCAACCAGCTTGTGAAGCGAGCCGCCATGGTGCTTCGCGCGATCGCTGAATTCGTCCTCGTACTCGAGTCGATCCACCAGGCGCGCCTTCAGGCCCGCGTCCGCATTCAACGGCGCTTGATCGATCAAGGTCTTGACCGCGTCGGGACTGAGCTTACGCTCGGCGCCGATCGCCGCGACGATTTGATCGAACAGGCTCCCGGCCAGCCCTTCGTCCTCTTCCTTTTGCGCCGCCGTGAAGTCCTTGTTGGTGAACATGTTGGCCGCGCTCTTGTACTGCCCCGCCGAGGCAAAGTTCGGCGCGATCCCCAGCCAGTCGAGCGTGCCGCGCATGAACAGCTCGCGCAGCTGCACTCCCATCAGGTTGAGGTCTCCCCGCGGCATCAGCGAGACTTCATCGGCAGCGCCCGCAACGAGGTAGGGCAGATTGCCCAGGCCCGATTCGCCGGCGGTCTCGATGTACGCGGTCGTCCATTTGCCGTGGCTCTTGAACGACTTGATCAGTCCGACAATCTCCTGCGCCTGCGCCAGCTCCATCTCGGGGTTGATAACCTTGATTTCCAGGCCGACGATCTTCGGATCCTTCGCCGCCTGATCGATCGCATTGCGCAGAACGTTGAGCGACGTC
Proteins encoded in this window:
- the sppA gene encoding signal peptide peptidase SppA; the protein is MFRRFFRWIVRTVVTLAVLFAIVAISDYISHRVQPNSVLAVELNGPVVERGGSGLLGLLSKSQTSLNVLRNAIDQAAKDPKIVGLEIKVINPEMELAQAQEIVGLIKSFKSHGKWTTAYIETAGESGLGNLPYLVAGAADEVSLMPRGDLNLMGVQLRELFMRGTLDWLGIAPNFASAGQYKSAANMFTNKDFTAAQKEEDEGLAGSLFDQIVAAIGAERKLSPDAVKTLIDQAPLNADAGLKARLVDRLEYEDEFSDRAKHHGGSLHKLVDYANYARASLFSNFGGGDQIAVIYGEGEIQRGGEGFNPFSSPGTEAMTADDMAKAFKSAREDDDVRAVILRVDSPGGSMLASELIAREVELTAKKKPVVVSMSGYAASGGYLISIPAAKIVAEPGTITGSIGVLGGKFNVSPAVQKIYANTDAVSRGANVGMFDMWADFTPAQSKQFQDEIMRDYQYFLKLVAAGRHITVEQADAVAQGRVWTGEQALKMKLVDSLGGLDDAMAAAKGLARLAPDQPVGIIELPEQPGLLQSLTSGRMVASIAQRPAARIAEPVIELIRLALSGHAMFSAAYCPVAPML